A region of Antedon mediterranea chromosome 8, ecAntMedi1.1, whole genome shotgun sequence DNA encodes the following proteins:
- the LOC140056461 gene encoding follistatin-related protein 1-like, which translates to MSRMKLVCLFVLMCFCSIGITLSVATKKDARSERSKSDTDKKRLLKNPNRAQKLACRGVDCSPGRQCALDDEGQVTCICIQKCSKNDRPICASNGQTFRNKCEMHRYACIAGIHLSKNHSKPCLPSESEPEARVMKFRPIVCYEKDRDTIHEKILEWIDLMVAETAKDKFAIIKDTFMTFDRDFDGALNSAEFQTLIETNQDVSVVKNITDPDEQDASLIRGLCVDALIESADVDKDWKLNIGELSSCLQTEFTPLKRKCSLDDKEYDDGNAVQKKCNVCVCACGSWVCTAHVVCDNTKRPENKDITNEEDLIMTQTQWEDKLKEMAEGAVQVSGQYIPQIISGETSPSQRTPGEEGADDETTSILGRLGGGLVSGGLDLAKEKTANMKLGKFAQRLG; encoded by the exons GATGCGCGATCTGAGAGATCAAAAAGTGACACAGATAAGAAGAGGCTTCTAAAGAATCCAA ATCGAGCACAAAAGCTTGCATGTCGTGGTGTTGACTGCAGTCCTGGAAGACAATGTGCTCTTGATGATGAAGGCCAAGTGACATGCATTTGCATACAG aagtGTTCAAAGAATGATCGGCCAATATGTGCAAGCAACGGACAAACGTTTCGCAATAAGTGTGAGATGCATCGATACGCCTGCATAGCGGGAATACATCTGTCGAAGAACCACAGTAAACCATGCCTAC CGTCAGAATCTGAACCAGAAGCAAGAGTTATGAAATTTAGACCAATCGTATGTTACGAGAAAGATCGTGATACTATCCATGAAAAAATCTTAGAATGGATCGACTTGATGGTTGCTGAAACGGCTAAAGACAAGTTTGCGATTATTAAAGATACATTTATG aCGTTTGATAGAGATTTTGACGGCGCGTTAAACTCGGCCGAATTTCAAACTCTTATTGAGACCAATCAGGATGTGAGTGTCGTTAAAAACATCACAGATCCTGACGAGCAGGATGCATCGTTAATAAG aGGTCTATGCGTAGATGCTTTGATTGAGAGTGCTGACGTTGATAAAGATTGGAAACTAAATATAGGAGAGCTTTCATCATGTCTACAAACGGAATTTACTCCACTTAAACGAA AATGCTCATTagatgataaagaatatgatgATGGTAATGCTGTTCAAAAGAAATGCAATGTCTG tgtATGTGCTTGTGGAAGTTGGGTATGTACTGCTCACGTAGTGTGTGACAACACAAAACGACCTGAAAACAAAGACATCACAAATGAAGAAGATCTGATAATGACACAGACACAATGGGAGGACAAACTCAAAGAAATGGCAGAGGGCGCTGTACAGGTTTCAGGGCAATACATACCTCAGATAATCAGTGGTGAAACATCACCATCACAACGTACACCAGGTGAAGAAGGAGCAGACGACGAAACAACAAGCATTTTGGGAAGGTTAGGCGGTGGTTTAGTGTCTGGTGGACTGGACTTGGCCAAAGAAAAAACCGCAAACATGAAGTTGGGAAAATTTGCACAAAGATTAGGATAA
- the LOC140056460 gene encoding palmitoyltransferase ZDHHC23-like: MNSKLDVIDGPLCCCEYENINGEKSHVLAAFCDCEDVDSVCDRLCKGYSVPNEKYQRIQEVCLDRVRVPTCFGGGAKRIDTFLDLSSIPAIILLPTLILTASIHPYVTVIIYFSLPLCLLTYYQSFLRHRRRSKFFMTWGVVSVLFVYFVFIRLVVPLGHVSTECFFVMNFCFVAMLAAFLMSRINPGVIKNSKQSSYLKDSAGQNFKTKVALSREESRNNMIEEETNNMRLNQGYIQHRGSPVRLVHNDEKNGDSSLQTSPDIYSEIPSQHKRTVSDGQLSMLSDDSVFVDGNWCELCQNHQPRRGGHCRVCGHCVRRLDHHCVWIDSCVGEENHRSFLLSIILFIIGGVWGMVLSLQSVCRNPKYGFHVAECFYAYKKYSSAIVLSCSIYTGLACLAMLILLGQQIHLITHNWTYRERKLAMRGQLPRDVMIAFDRGFINNWKNFLLNRPDSDLLHV; this comes from the exons ATGAACTCAAAGTTAGATGTTATTGACGGGCCGCTGTGCTGTTGtgaatatgaaaatataaatggAGAAAAAAGTCATGTTCTGGCTGCATTTTGTGATTGTGAAGATGTTGACTCGGTGTGTGACAG ACTTTGTAAAGGTTACAGTGTACCAAATGAAAAATACCAGCGAATACAAGAAGTATGTTTGGACCGCGTTCGCGTACCAACATGCTTTGGTGGCGGTGCTAAACGTATAGATACATTCCTCGATTTATCATCAATACCTGCTATAATTTTGTTACCCACACTTATACTAACCGCATCCATACATCCGTACGTGAccgttattatttatttcagccTGCCATTGTGCTTGCTTACGTACTATCAGTCATTCTTACGTCATCGCAGACGATCAAAGTTTTTTATGACGTGGGGTGTCGTATCAGTATTGTTTGTTTACTTCGTGTTCATAAGACTTGTTGTGCCTCTCGGGCACGTCTCTACAGAGTGCTTCTTCGTCATGAATTTCTGTTTCGTTGCAATGTTGGCTGCGTTTTTAATGTCTAGGATAAATCCTGGtgtaattaaaaatagtaaacAGAGTAGTTATTTGAAAGATTCTGCTGGAcagaattttaaaacaaaagttgcGTTATCGAGAGAAGAAAGTAGAAATAATATGATTGAAGAAGAAACAAATAATATGCGATTAAACCAGGGTTATATACAACATAGAGGGAGTCCTGTTAGACTTGTGCATAACGATGAGAAAAATGGTGATTCGTCGTTACAAACGTCACCTGATATCTACTCAGAAATTCCATCGCAACATAAAAGGACGGTCTCGGATGGCCAGTTGTCAATGCTTAGCGATGATTCGGTATTTGTTGACGGAAACTGGTGCGAACTTTGTCAAAATCATCAACCTCGTCGAGGCGGTCACTGCCGTGTGTGTGGTCATTGTGTCAGAAGATTGGACCATCATTGTGTTTG gaTAGATAGCTGCGTCGGCGAGGAAAATCATCGTTCTTTTCTTCTCTCCATTATCTTGTTTATCATTGGTGGTGTTTGGGGTATGGTGCTATCACTGCAAAGTGTCTGCCGCAATCCAAAATATGGATTTCACGTGGCCGAGTGCTTTTATGCATACAAGAAATATAg tTCAGCAATTGTATTGTCCTGCAGTATATACACAGGGCTAGCTTGTCTAGCCATGTTAATCCTGCTTGGACAGCAAATACACCTGATAACGCACAACTGGACTTATCGTGAACGCAAGTTAGCCATGCGTGGTCAGCTACCGCGGGATGTCATGATCGCCTTCGACAGGGGTTTCATCAATAACTGGAAGAATTTTCTCCTTAACAGACCAGACTCGGATTTACTACATGTTTGA